The following coding sequences are from one Diospyros lotus cultivar Yz01 chromosome 7, ASM1463336v1, whole genome shotgun sequence window:
- the LOC127806991 gene encoding UDP-glucosyltransferase 29-like (The sequence of the model RefSeq protein was modified relative to this genomic sequence to represent the inferred CDS: added 12 bases not found in genome assembly) translates to MCRNFLCVYIITTSALSLGLSRRDQSSQTDMDAKQSKIRVLMLPWLAQGHISPFLELANRLSKRNFHVYLCSTPINLSFITKRLAAGDSSSSVESVELHLPYLPDLPPTRHTTNGLPPHLSPALKTAFDMAAPSFAAILQNLAPDLLIYDFQAWPPAAAASLNIPAVQFLTTAASAASVAHHISKFPEAEYPFPDLKLEQSHAAQQFLNLVKANSNRKEGVMEAIERSCGIILYNTFRELEGKYIDYLSTLSGKKIVPVGPLVQEIDAGSENTEILKWLDEKESSSTVFVSFGSEFFPSKEDMEELAHGLEQSEVNFIWVIRFPAGEKATAEEALPEGFSGKVGKRGLLVEGWAPQAKILGHRSTGGFVTHCGWNSTLEALSFGVPMVGVPMHLDQPVVARMVAAAGVAVDVARGENGRLNREEIARGIRKVVVEENGEGIRDKAREFSDIIRRIGEEGVDEAADEFRRICKERRSS, encoded by the coding sequence tttttgtgtgtatatattataacaacATCGGCCTTATCCTTAGGGCTTAGCAGGAGAGATCAGAGCAGCCAGACAGACATGGATGCAAAGCAGAGCAAGATCCGTGTTCTAATGCTGCCATGGCTGGCGCAGGGCCACATATCTCCATTCCTAGAGCTTGCCAACAGACTCTCCAAGAGAAACTTCCACGTCTACTTATGTTCCACCCCAATCAATCTCTCCTTCATCACCAAAAGGCTCGCCGCCGGAGACTCCTCTTCCTCCGTTGAATCAGTCGAACTCCACCTCCCATATCTTCCTGACCTTCCTCCCACCCGCCACACCACCAATGGCCTCCCACCTCACCTCTCCCCCGCCCTTAAAACCGCCTTCGACATGGCCGCACCCAGCTTCGCCGCCATCCTCCAAAACCTAGCCCCAGATCTCCTCATCTACGATTTCCAGGCCTGGCCGCCAGCCGCCGCCGCATCCCTCAATATTCCGGCGGTTCAGTTCCTTACCACCGCAGCTTCGGCGGCTTCTGTCGCCCATCACATTTCCAAATTCCCCGAAGCCGAGTACCCTTTTCCGGATCTGAAGCTCGAACAATCCCACGCTGCCCAGCAGTTTCTCAATCTCGTCAAGGCCAATTCAAACAGGAAAGAAGGGGTTATGGAAGCCATTGAACGATCTTGCGgcattattttgtataatacTTTCAGAGAGCTTGAAGGGAAATACATCGACTATCTCTCGACTTTATCCGGGAAGAAGATCGTTCCCGTCGGGCCTCTGGTTCAAGAGATCGACGCTGGATCCGAGAACACAGAGATCCTGAAATGGCTCGACGagaaagaatcatcatcaacagTGTTTGTTTCGTTTGGAAGTGAATTTTTTCCTTCCAAAGAAGACATGGAAGAGCTAGCCCACGGTCTGGAGCAGAGCGAGGTGAACTTCATATGGGTTATCAGGTTTCCGGCCGGCGAGAAAGCGACGGCGGAAGAGGCGCTCCCGGAGGGTTTTTCCGGGAAGGTGGGGAAGAGAGGGTTGTTGGTGGAGGGCTGGGCTCCGCAGGCGAAAATTCTCGGGCACCGGAGCACCGGCGGCTTTGTGACTCACTGTGGGTGGAACTCGACGCTGGAAGCACTAAGCTTTGGGGTGCCGATGGTGGGCGTTCCGATGCATCTGGACCAGCCGGTGGTGGCGAGGATGGTTGCGGCGGCGGGAGTGGCTGTGGACGTGGCGAGAGGCGAGAATGGGAGGCTGAATAGGGAAGAGATAGCGAGAGGGATTAGGAAGGTTGTTGTGGAGGAGAATGGGGAAGGGATAAGGGATAAAGCAAGAGAATTTAGTGACATTATTCGAAGGATAGGAGAGGAAGGGGTTGATGAGGCTGCAGATGAGTTTAGGAGAATCTGCAAGGAGAGGAGATCATCATGA
- the LOC127805594 gene encoding UDP-glucosyltransferase 29-like, translated as MDPDPNPNRRTIRVVMLPWLAHGHLSPFLELAKVLSKRNFYIYVCSTPVNLAPIKGNLYRKKYSSLGIELVDLNLPPSPELPPCRQTTNGLPPRLMSTLKTAFDMAKPEFHRVLDSIKPDLLIYDFLQPWAPEVASESGIPAVLFLSTGAAASSYFFHLELNPSSEFPSPAIYIRGYEKAKLDHVTKSVANGITDPERASKCWERSTNIVLIKTSRALEGKYIDYLSILRNKRMIPVGPLIQDPVLEVEDGNKPEIIRWLDEKPPRSTLFASFGSEYFLSSDEIKEIAHGLELSAVNFIWVVRFPAGEKSRVEEALPEGFMERIKDRGRVVEGWAPQARILGHGSVGGFLSHCGWSSLMEGIAFGVPVVGLPMHLDQPLNCRMVEEAGVGVEVRRDGGGRVERGEVGRVVREVVARKSGEAIRMRVLEELRVEMRTKGEAEMEAAVEELLKLCCGKYSSVL; from the coding sequence aTGGATCCGGATCCGAATCCTAACAGAAGAACCATTCGGGTTGTGATGCTGCCCTGGCTGGCTCACGGCCATCTATCCCCCTTCCTAGAGCTAGCCAAGGTCCTCTCCAAGCGAAACTTCTACATTTACGTCTGCTCCACACCCGTCAACCTCGCTCCAATCAAAGGAAACCTCTACCGGAAGAAGTACTCCTCGCTCGGAATCGAGCTGGTGGACCTCAATCTTCCGCCGTCGCCGGAGCTTCCACCCTGTCGCCAAACCACCAATGGCCTCCCTCCCCGCCTCATGTCCACTCTCAAAACAGCCTTCGACATGGCCAAGCCAGAATTCCACCGAGTCTTGGATTCCATAAAACCGGACTTGCTCATCTACGACTTTCTCCAGCCCTGGGCGCCGGAAGTGGCTTCCGAAAGCGGTATTCCGGCCGTCCTCTTCCTCAGCACCGGCGCCGCCGCCTCTTCCTACTTCTTCCATCTCGAACTCAACCCCAGCTCCGAGTTCCCCTCTCCGGCGATCTACATTCGGGGCTACGAGAAAGCCAAGCTTGACCACGTAACCAAATCCGTCGCGAACGGCATAACGGACCCCGAGAGAGCGAGCAAGTGCTGGGAGCGATCGACAAACATCGTCTTGATCAAGACTTCCAGGGCCCTGGAGGGTAAATACATCGATTACCTCTCGATTTTAAGGAACAAGAGAATGATCCCCGTTGGCCCCCTTATACAAGACCCAGTCCTCGAAGTCGAAGATGGTAACAAGCCGGAGATAATCCGATGGCTGGACGAAAAGCCACCGAGATCAACTCTGTTCGCTTCTTTCGGCAGCGAGTACTTCCTCTCCAGCGACGAGATCAAAGAGATCGCTCACGGGCTGGAGCTAAGCGCTGTCAACTTCATCTGGGTCGTCCGGTTTCCAGCCGGCGAGAAAAGCAGGGTCGAAGAAGCGCTCCCAGAAGGGTTTATGGAGAGGATAAAAGATAGAGGAAGGGTGGTGGAGGGGTGGGCGCCACAGGCGAGAATTTTAGGGCATGGAAGCGTGGGAGGGTTTCTGAGCCACTGTGGATGGAGCTCGTTGATGGAGGGGATAGCGTTTGGGGTTCCGGTGGTAGGGTTGCCGATGCATTTGGATCAGCCATTGAATTGTAGGATGGTGGAGGAGGCAGGGGTTGGGGTGGAAGTGAGGAGAGATGGGGGAGGGAGGGTGGAAAGAGGGGAGGTGGGGAGAGTGGTGAGGGAGGTGGTGGCGAGGAAAAGCGGGGAAGCCATTAGGATGAGAGTATTGGAAGAGTTGAGGGTGGAAATGAGGACGAAGGGGGAGGCGGAGATGGAAGCAGCGGTGGAGGAGCTGCTCAAGCTGTGCTGTGGGAAGTACTCATCTGTGCTGTAG